The Solanum dulcamara chromosome 6, daSolDulc1.2, whole genome shotgun sequence genome contains the following window.
tttataaCAGTATTTATACAACCTTATTGAttgttatataatatttatatacttatataatattttattcatctcaTATAAAATGTATAAAAACGTATAAAATATATCTCATCTTATATAAAAGTATATAACACGTCTCTAGGAACACAAATAAGTTTTTTGTGTGATTTTCAGTTGCAAAATTTGTTTTAGATCACTGTTTAATAATTTCAGATTTCGAAAACAACCTTCTTAAGactattttcaataaatttaaACAACACTCACTCCCCATTCAAATCGATAACGTCTAGGAATATTGTTTATAGAGAAATTGACACATATAAATACCAATTGATCCAATTAAATGACAAGAAATAACCTAACTTCCTCTTATTGATCTTATAggataatttaaattaaaaaaatttgctAAACTATAGGTAACTGCAGAAATTCAAACTTTTCATCGACAATACCAGATTTGCTACTTAAAATCCATCAattgatatttaaatttattttgttttgttaaaCACTCAAATAACCTAACTTCTCAttcttatctgacttctttttttttgattttactgagccgagggtctttcagaaacaaccgtcctaccttgataggagtcaggtctgcgtacactttaccctcttcAGACCCCAcgttatgggatttcactgggtcgttgttgttgttgttgtaaacaCTCAAATATTCAACCTGCAAGTTAATGTTGCTAAATCATATTTCATTTTcagttgcaatttttttttaaataactgCGGTGTTTGGATCAGTTTGTGCGCATATTGATTAATTTTATGGTATATATACCACATCTTCCACCACCAACAGATACCATGTAACTCTATCTATCAAGGCTAAAAAGAATGTATTTGAGaagaaagaaatttaaaaagggACCTAAAGTATCATTAAAGATACTTAAATGATCAGAAAACGCTATTAAAGTACATTGAAGCTCGGTTCAAATGGTCTTTATTTGAGAGGTGTTTGGAGATAATTTAAGGTGTATTTGAGCTTTATTTAATCGAAAACTCGAGGTTGAAGACAATTTTTTGTATATCCACGTATAAAtctatgtatattaatttaaCTTTTGGTCTATGAAAGATAGCAGAAAGACAAAACTACATAATTAGTCATTACTTCACTAacgtatatattattattatctatacTTTCAAAATATTACGTATCTTACTACTAATTAGAGTTTTCTACTATATATTGAGAAAGATACACTTAAATGCATGTATTTTTGCTACCAGATAAACTAAAATAGAGAAACGGGTGAGATGGGAGGGAGACGAGAGAAATCCGTTATGTATCCCACgtacatgtgaatcacactagatactacatgtatatatatgtacctggtctgattcacatgtatctgggATACCAGATACATAGGAGAGTGGCGAGCGAGATGGGAGAGAGGCAAGAGAGGCGACCGGGTTTTGTTATGTATCGCAGATACGTGCGAATCCACTTAGATATaatatattcttgaattttgtTATGTATCCCACATACATGTAAATCACATTAGATactacatgtatatatatgtacccggtgtgattcacatgtatctgggATACTAGATACATAAGAGAGTGGCGAGAGAGATGGGAGAGGGGCATGGGAGGCGAGCAGGTTTTATTATGTATCACAGATACGTGCGATTCCACTTAATATAATGTATTATTgaataaattacacctaattttgaccccaTGTATcccaatatatatttatatgagcatatataaatgcatcaaaatttgataaaatacgTAATATTACAAATTAGAGTGTATCTAATTAATTAGCTCCTAAACTAGTgggatttatgtaagtttccgtAGCAAAAATTCCTAAAAGACTCAATGGGCTTTGAATAGGAATATTTCTGAGGCCCACAAATGGTTTTCTATATCATTTGGGCTTTTACCTAGGCCCTTTGGATCTTTCTGTGGACGTACTAGTGAACGATAttgatattcttctttttttttttttatgaaaatgcCTAAAATGCCTTCAAACTATTGGAAATTGTACAAAATAACCTtatccatctattgggcctaaaatgccttTGACATCCACTTTTAtgtccaaaaatgaccttttctttaacGAAAAAGGGCATGAGGGGCATTTTTGAATCATTTTTaatagttcgagggcattttaggcactttttcatgattaaaattctattaaataaattttaatttataattaattttaaataattaaattgtaaccaataaatggccgccacgtgtttaaaaaaaatattcaaattatttaattaaaattgtgttaaataaattttgatttataattaatttcaaataattaaattgtaaccaatagatggcctccacgtatttaaaaaaattatttattttttttaattaatattatgtttaaaaaaatatcatttttggacctaaaggtggatGGCAATGGCattaattttcataattttatatgataatcatccacttttagtttcaaaaatgaccttttctttaacataattttaattaaataatttgaataatttttaaacacgtggcggccatctattggttataatttaattatttaaaattaattataaatctaaatatttttttaaacacgtggcgacCATCTattgattataatttaattatttaaaattaattataaatcaaaatttatttagcataattttaattaaataatttgaataatttttttaaacacatgGCGGTTATCTATTGGTTAcagtttaattatttaaaattaattataaatcaaaatttatttaacagaattttattaaataatttgaatagttttttttaaacaCATAGCgtccatctattggttacaatttaattatttaaaattaattataaatcaaaatttatttaacagaatctTAATTATTTGCAAAGGGTCTAAAGTGCcttcgaactattgaaaatgatacaaaaaagCCCTCATGCTCTTTTCTGTTAAAAAAAGGTTATTTTTTGGACCTAAATGTGGatgtcaagggcattttaggcccaatagatggatgaaagacatttttttaccatttccaatagttcgaGAGCATTTTAGGCTTTTTTCAGtatatatttttgagaaaattacgAGGATAAGCAAACacatactagttaattagctaacatagctatagtttgaattaattatggctcgcaacaaacatctagctgtaattacagtttgagttttgtataattcgtgcgATTTATATAAACGATATGCGCGAATCGAATTgaatagcgaaatatacaaatattacaaattgtatagcgaattatacaaacgttgtgcatgaAATGTATATTGAAATATGCAAACGTTATATAAAAATTGCGAATTGTATAGCAAATTATACGAACGTATACAAATATTgtacgaattatacaaatgctgTTATACTAtagctacgaattgtaattaACAAACTATAACTATGGAGTATAATTAAGGTATTTTTGAGTGACTATATGCGAAAAATTCCCTATATTTTTACTAGAAAAAATTAGAGCCTAATGAATTCGGGTGTTCTAATTTTAAAAACGTGTACATAATGTATAGTGtacttatataaaaatatacatatcctATACATGTTTATAcaaataataatatacatatttatacaatatattgTGTATACTTTGAccatttatacatattttgtaagATAATTAGTCCAACTGAATAAATTGGTAAGTATTCCTTTCTAATACATTAGACAATAGTACCACTTATGATTGTTTCCTCTTTGtttatcatttttaaattttatttttatattgaaaaaattgcataatttataCCACTTGAAGTTGCCAAAATTTTGTCGTCTAATGTTATAATAATTTAGACTatgattaatatattttttcatgagATTTCTTAGTTCCGGATGCTACTTCCAAACAATATAATTATGTGTAAGCCTTAAATATTTGGAGATTATTACTAttctttaatattatatattttgtttCAAAATGTTCTATCCAATTTGTTTGATAATATCGGAAAATATTTTTGTCCCAATCCTACACTAAAGTATAAGGGATAAAGTCACTTTCTTTCTTGATATCATTAATTAATACGAAAATCCTTTCATATAAAATGTTTTCGGTGGAAAAGTCATTTTCGAATGCTTGTTAGTAGAAcaaatttattaagaaaattatattctcaccaaagtaaagaaaataatttattttatattttaagagTTAATCTCGTGAGTGACTTCTAAATTCACTTTTGTCCTATCCTTCTCTCATAtagtaatatttatttaaattatatatatatatatatatatatatatatatatatatatatatatatatatatatatatatatatatataaaattaaaataatattttttacttagATATCGAAcataaaagaataattcaaaaccaacttaactattttcatcaaaaatattttttaacacACTCCAAATTTATTGATTTCTATTGAATCAATAACTAAAAATCTAGCTCCGAcctaattttttgaaataaaggaAAAGATCAAGACATTGGAGGGTGTTGGGTCATTTTCGAAGTGTTCAAATGttggcttataagctgcttataagttgttttcagcagTACTATACGTGGTCacaaccccccccccctcccgccaaaaaaaattagaaaacgTAAAATTCAACAGTCCCCACTATGTGGCTGATATTTTTTctgtatttgaaaaaaataaaggcATTTCTTTTTCACATTTGCCGCTCATAAAATGCAATTACGAAATTTGATCAGCTTACTAGCTACCATGTATCGCTAATACAATTTACGTTTACTAACGATAGTTAATTAGTGAACAAGAGACTGCTTTGatttaagattatttttttcccacgtcaaattttgaattgaaaaactGAAGCTTTCGAGGAGATTCTAAATAAGATTGGCGTTATCTCTATTTATCTCCATTTTTGTGAAACACAATTCTTATATTTAGAATTATGTAATATTGAACTTTCACAATTTTATCTTTAAGAAAATACTGtgtttgtttcaatttatatatcTTATTATCCTCCCAATTCATTATGAAAAggacaatttttatatttagtaactttctttttatttccaACACTTTATAGAGACATGTTCGAGAATACTTTTGATGTGTGACAAGTTTTTCTTCATTCTTATTTAGAATATAGTATATGTGAGCAGTCAAACACGTCCCATGAAATGAAACGGAGGAAGTATAAAATAATTGTTTATTGATTCCACAAAAACAATTTGAAGATATATACATTTCAAAGttttcattaatttatttttcatgcacTATGGCATGCGGCGGAATATCCATTATTGAGTAAAGAAGAGATCATTAGAAAATCTCCAAATGGCATACCCATGGATCAATGGGTACTGTTTGTTAATTATCGCATAGATGAGAAAACCCAGGTACTCAGCATTTCtaaatcttcttctttttttctttctattgcttcttcttctttgtcacTGTTGTGgctgttttattttctttctaccGCTTCTTCCGTGCCAcatattttttctcttcctgAAGTTAACTTTTCATATTGTTCTTATTTAACTTGTAGAAACTTTGCAAGAAGAGTCAACAGATTCGACAAAATCAAATTTCTCATACTGGAGGTGCTAAGAGTTTGGATAGAAGAAGAGCTGAAATGGTAGTTTAACACAATGTTCTTAGATAAGTATAttcttaattaattactaatGTCTTACAATTTAAAAATTTCAGATGGCAAAGGGAATAGATATTGATCGAGGCAAAATGTGGACTGAGACTCATAAGAGAAAAGATGGAAGTTACGTAACTGAGGCGGCTAGAGATATTGGGATAAGTATTCTTCTTATATATGATTACTCGAGTAGCTATTTAATCAGATTTCTGGTTATGATTACATAGCAAAAAATTACTGCTTCAATTGTGTCAAACTACTGAAATTGAGGACCAAAAAGTTGTTGTTTGGCATAAGAATACTTATCAATAGGTTAATAGTCTCTTCTTTCAGACCTTTCTTTTTTGGCAACTCTTCTTTCATCATACCTATATTAGCTACACTTTTGAGTTTAAAACCAAAAAAGGCACATAAATGCATCAAATATACTACGTTCTCCTGTAATGGAATATCTGATCCTCCTGAAGAAATAAGCACGGTAGAATCATGGAGTGAATTCCCTGCCCTCATAGTCCCCTCAAATTGAAGAAGCACATAACTCAAGTCAAATTGAAAGGCACATTTTCTGTCTTGATGTATTGTTTGCTTTTTCTGTATGTGCTTTGCTTCATCAATGGCTGGTTAGCACAACTACTGATGTATTTGAAAGAGAACATTGGACCGCTGAGATCCAACATGTTCACAAGATGGTGTCGCAGAGTTGAGAATAAGTTTAGTCTTGTTATCACACTTATATTAGTCCAATTTTTGCCAAGATTTTTGTCTAGTAGTATGCTTGTTTTTCTTTTGCATaggagaaaattgaagaaattcgAAGTCAAAGCCAGAAAGTATTGTCGAAGTTTCACCCAAGGATGCACTTTGGTATAGTACTCTGTCCCGAACACCCGGGCCGTGTTCGAGGGTTAGGCTTGAGCGTTGTTCCAACTATGGCATTCAAACAGGCATCTAGAAGATTTAAGCATGTTGATGTGAGTTCATCCAACACTAGCACTCCAACTCCAGAGTGGCAGCAAAAGGCAACGAGTATGAAATCACAATTAAATGCGCTACTTAGCTTATATCAAAGGAACATAGGGAATATCCCTGAAGAATTTTCTCACTTATTTCCACCTCCTCCACAGGTATATGATcgtttctctttattttctttttgttttatttagGCTTACATAActtaaatattgttaatgaCATAATGTAGTACTACTATAGCATTTCTAGAAGCCTTTCAAACCAACTTTAACTAAGGCACGCATCCCAATCTGCATTGCAATATGTAGTAATAGTGTTGGACTTATTACTTGAGAGTAGTATTCCCTGGATCCTGTTTAATGTACTTTACAACTCTAACTGTTGCTTCCATATGAGGACTCGTAGGTTGTTGGAGAAATTGACTTAATGTCTGAACACTGAATGATATGTCAGGTCCGATAACTATTAGATGTAAGAGCTTGTCAATTAATCTTTGGTAAGTAGTTTGGTCTTTATCTGGATCACTCTTTAGATCCTGATTCTTTCTTATATGAGTATCATACTGTCTAGATGTTAGTTTGATGTTAACATCAATGGAAATTGACATAGGTTTAGAGATTGACAATTCAACTTCTGAGATAAGTTTCAAAGTGTACTTTCTTTGATTCATGAGTAAGCCTAATTTTGACTTGTAAAGCCTTGAGGAGTGATTTTAGTGAATTGTCATTTTCTGAACTGGTAATTTGTGACATTTCAAGTCTATTTCGAGGAGTG
Protein-coding sequences here:
- the LOC129892170 gene encoding uncharacterized protein LOC129892170; protein product: MDQWVLFVNYRIDEKTQKLCKKSQQIRQNQISHTGGAKSLDRRRAEMMAKGIDIDRGKMWTETHKRKDGSYVTEAARDIGISILLIYDYSSSYLIRFLVMIT